ACAAATATGaataaggttttttttttttttaattaaaatgtgaTAACTTTTCAGGGATCATCCTGTAATGGCAATGGGGAGGGTCTGTCCAGACTCGAGACCAGCCTTGTCTAATTTCACCTCGCCCAGTACCCTGCTTTACCCCACCTTGCCCATTTCATCTAAATCATTCATTTTCTCATCCAATAATATGACTTTATGATctacaatgaattatataatacaaaaatacattcaactaatattttattttatttaataaataatatcaatttaaatttaaacattttaacataattttgaatctagaataaattatataagacAAAGTATATgttaatctaaattattactttctcatcaactaattatttattttttgtatttcttataTAGAGTTTGATAcatatagaattttttaaaaatttacgtatagtactattattttttattaataatgtattataataAGTCGAGACAGACGGGCCGTTATAAAATCCATACCCTATTCCATCGTTCCAAACCCAACATGAAAATTCATACCAAACACGTGCAGATTGGGACCTCTATTTTCCAAGGCCAATAACAATCTTTAGAATCATCCATCCTAGTACTATTTTTGCCTAAATATACTATACTTGCAAGTTATGATAGAATTCAATGCATTAATGCTGGTAGGACTGCACCTCAAATATGAGTAAGAATTTCGGTGTGTTGTTTGATAGTTAATCAACGGTAAGTAGgaaatttgtgtttttgttaGGTAAAACCAACGGTGATTATGCTCCCATCTTTGAGCGGACCACCTGCTAAACTCGGAAATGCTACAGTGCGACGCCTCTATATATGTACTTTGGATGATCATCAACCCAACACCGTCCGATTCTTCACATTTCTCAATTCACCATCACTTTGCTAGCTCTAGATCTTCATCACCCCACAAGATCTCCTCCCAAGTTCTTGATGAATATCAAATCAAAGAGtgagtttttttctttatatttagtaGAAATTTTGTGCTATATATGTATGGGtttatgagtaaattattaaatgtgtatataaatatcaacCAAGTTTTAgtttgattattaaaattgagttCCCGTAGACAAATATGAATTCAAGTGtagaatattcatttttatttaattgatattataataatttattgctttgttattttttgcaattaagTATTCATGACCCAATAGACCATtgacttgttttttttttttttatggttttttatgattatgttGTAAATGAGTAGCATGCGTGCATGTttatattattctaattttctaataaaattaaatttttgaataaattacaacgagctctttaaaatttgtcataattttaaatatcattattgttcgaaaaattataaatattattttcgaCTAAACGATCATTGAATAAATATCTTCTCGTGGAGACCATTCATTGTAGGAGGTTATTTGTTAGAGAAAcgttaatcttaaaaaatattataattttgtaaataataaaagaatatttataattataataaattttataagagtaTATTGTAATTCAActtgaatattttgttatgcataaattatatttgtgaaTTGGTGTAGTGGGTACTGAAGTTGAGGATGTGATGGTGGATGAGATCCCTTTTCCTCCTCTAGTCAACATCACCAAGCCATTGTCCTTGCTAGGCCATGGTAAGTTTTGTAGGCATGGTTACATGGAATTCTCCTAAATTTGGgcatttacttatttttttattatttaaaaaattatactagcACACTTTATGATGTATTTTGCactgaattttaattataaatttctcttgatatagaaaaaaaaagtatgtaattatttaaaattgattgatttttgtgtaatattcCCAAAATTAGGATTGCacgtgtaaatataattatccctaagtTTTAAATCCCTCCACATTTGGTAAGTTTGTAGGGATGATTACATAAAATTCTACGTACAGATTAAATCCATCATATTTTGGACTCCATAAATAATATCAGGCTCACATAAATTTAATGACAATTTATATTGACACCTTTAGAGATTAGGTCTAGTTAATTACACAAACGCTctatgtattttgtaaaaatataagtacaCCCCTTGAGtttgtacttgtaattaaaAGTAAGGTGGAATTTACAGAAACACTCCATGAAACACGTTACACTAACCCTGTTCAGGGGGTataactgtaatttttaaaaaatagaggtgtttttataattaggtCTAAGCTCAGGGGTATCaatgttatttatttcaatatatatgcTTTATTTATATAGCTTAAGTTTGAGTAGAAATTTATGAAATGAgctaatgtatatatatatatatatatggctaaaatgcataaaattcccctatattttaaaagtcagCTAAAatctctttctattttaaaaataggctaaagccccctatattttgtaaaactcagtaAAAAACACCCCTCCCGTTAGTAATTAATGGAAGGTGCATTACATgcattttgtgtgtgtgtgtgtgtgtggtggtattttttaactatttttgaCCTTTTTTCTAGGTGTTCTTTTtactaaaatgccctttttatctttattttatttttatattttttaaatataaattcaaataatttttaattgttaaatctaaaattatttttaattaattaatatatatttaattacaataattgttattataattattcttaaatagataaatatttaattattataattatttaaaatattcttaataactaaaatataattcaattaatataattaaaattaattaaaaaaataaaaaataaaaaaactgaaCGTCGCCCCTTTTTCGCCGAAAACTTGTCTCTAAGTTTTCGGCGCCATCCAAATGATTTTCGATCGTCAATGGTATCACTCGAATCATCTTTTCAAgaggaatatttttatatcttcaatttgagttttcgtcaatcGGAGAACTGAGCTCAAGCCACAACTGTCGAACTTGTTTGTCGTTGATTCACTCGTTGTCCGGTCGAATCTCGGTCGCAGATCACCACTATCAGACTCATCTTTTCAATACGATTTTAACGAGACCAACTTCACTCATTTTGATAAAGCATTTGCAGGGATCCAATGGCGCGACGAAGACAGTGGTGGGTGTGGGGGGCCAACACGGGTAAGGGTTAGGGTGGGTGAGGTAgttagttttatatatatataatattttttaattttaagttaaataatttgttgaatttagacctctcattttttcaaaatttaacagttgagattaattgattagatttaaCGGTCAATATTCGATCAGAGAAAATCCAacgattattaaaataagaaataatatatatgaagtaagggtataacagttattttataaaaaaaattaataccgTTAGTTATATTTAATGGAGATGGAGCGATTGAGCTACATTTAAGAAACACCGGAGcgtttttaatctatttttttttaaaaaaaaggatttttaataaactttttaaatattggggggtttgtgcattttaattatatatatatttgggcaTCAGGAGTTACAGCAGTAGAGATGCTTTCGATCGAGATTAAGTTCACAGCAATAGGAGTATATCTGGATCCCCAAATTGTGTTCCATTTACACAAATGGAAGGGAAAATCAGCAGCTGAGCTAACACAAGATCATCACTTCTTTCAAGCTATCATTTCAggtattcttttcttttaacaagaaaattcaagcttagagggtgtttgattaaatgaacctcacttatcttataaattatttttaaaacttttaaaatatttaattttattttaaaaatatttttaaggctgcatttgaatgaaaagatcctttgaatttatttgaataattctaaatttaaaattttttaaatttttcgttCTAATTTAAACCCATAAGTCCAAATGcaatcttaaaatatttggatataataaaatcatggatCTTATAAGTTGctattaatgataattttatacttaatattGAGAGggtttgttaaaattttaaagataagttgggaatttatctttatttgtttaattttttttttttttgaaaaaatgccAAATATTGTTAGAACATTTTAGTAATtctttattacaataatctcaatacatatatatatatatataaatgtggaattaatggaaaatattacatgcagGCCCGGTGGATAAGTTAGTGAGGGTGGTGGTGATTAAGGAGATAAAGGGTTCACAATTTGGAGTACAGATAGAGAGTGCAGTTAGGGACCGTTTGGCAGAGATTGATAAAtatgaagaggaagaggaagaagcaGTGGAGCAGCTTGTGGAGTTTTTCCAGTCTAAGTATTTCAACAAGGATTCTGTCTTGACATTCTATTTCTCAGCTGCTTCTCCCACTGTTCaggtaattatttttcatcatttgcACGAGACCTAAACAGGTCCTAAGCTTGCAAGGCCCTTTACTCTTGCTAcctataagaaaaaaaattggattttaatttttgttgcatcttctattacattatatatacacacacacacacacacacacacaccatatatatactttttttaaaaaaaattaaatagataatgtaatttttatacatattgcatatatatatatatgaaatataatagaaGCCGGCACAAGAATTACAATAGgaaatccaattaaaaaaaaaagggcctAGTATCTAGTCAAATAAATGTTATGGTCGATATTGTGTTTTGTATTGGGTTTGAACGATTGCTGCATACTTAtctatcatatttaatatatcgAGTATGTATCAACCACTCAATTACACAATGTATTGCACATGGAGTGTAGCATTTACAAATGCTGATACGTTAAGACATAACAtaacatgaaaaaaagatgTGATTAATAGGGTTTGTTTGGTGGGTAGATTGGATTTGCTGGAGACGGGAAAGAAGAAGCAAAGATGGAAGTGAAGAATGGGAATGTGGTGGAGATGATACAGAAATGGTACTTGGGTGGGAGCACTGCACTCTCTCCTACAACCATTTCCTCCTTAgccacctctctctctctcctcaccTCTCAAATTGAATGATCCTCaccattcttttttctttcattttacttttaacaatctcattttcatcttgtattcaataaattaacagaatgtcaataaattaatttttatgggaCAGATCAGTGGTTTGAGTTCAAAGTTTTATTTGTAAGGATTGTGGGTTCAAAATTTTTacgatattataattttttatccttaatttaGAACGGTgttgatataaatttaaactaacaattaaattaaaataaaagtagaaaattattaaattccaATCTATAATACACCTATATAAATAGACGATATATGGAATGGGGACTTTGAATTGTAATTTAGTAACTGAATCACTGTATCTACAATTGATGTGGAGAGAGAATACCAaagttttttattgtaatgatTAAATCCGATTCTAATGAAGTTTAGGAATAAATCATTGGTTCAAGTAATGAAATACATGGTACTTGGACGGAGTGACACTTCTTTTCCAGGTGTAGAGGAATCAGAACCTTTAATCTGGACGTTTGCACTCAATCCAatacgtataattaattaataacataagttcataattatttttatatttatatatgcatcaATTCCCGACAAATCCAATACTATAtgtgtcaaaattataaaatttacagtatcgaatgttttttttttttttttgtataagaTAAAAGCTAAAAGTGCAACATATCTgtaattataagattaaaaataaaattttgacgACTCATAGTCACAAGGAATCGCAAACAGtacaatgaaataaaaaattttactcaaattaaatttaatcgaacaaaattcattacagaatattttttatttgttatatgattaattattttttttgaattatatatcaatcacacaataaatatattatatttataatacaataaattcaattaaaatttattacacttatcatataattaattcaatttcaacCAAGCTCAAATCAAACATATCCACCTAAAAAGAACAATTCTTTCCTTGTATTAGTTTCATTTTCTAACTACCAAAAGCAACAAAGACAGATGCAACTAAACCACCTCGTCAGCCAGACCACCGTCGCCGGACTCCACCGGCTCCTCCGCCAGAGACCGCCGGCACGTGGGGCACGACGAATGCGAGGACAGCCACATATCCACACACCTAACATGAAAGCAGTGGTAGCATTTCGGTAACACTCTTATCTTCTCCCCATCCAAGAACTCGGCGAGGCATATGGGACAGTCCGTGAACGAGACCCCAGTCTCCGACCCATAAACTGCCACCGGAATCCGGCGGAGCAGCTTCTTCTTGAGGCCCTTTCTGCCGAACCGCGGCGGCGCTTCGGCAGTGGCGTCGGAGTTCGCCCTCCCGGTCCACCTGAGCACGAGTCTTACTATTGAGTTTATACCAACGGCGCATACTAGAGCACACAAGAGGCCTGCGATGATGATCACCATGTTGGTATCGGACCTCGCCCCTCCTCCATTACTCGGCGGCTCGTCCAGGAGTAACCGGTGGCGCCGGAGAGAGAAACTCATCATGGGCTTCGCAACTCTCAATTTCTACACGTCAGggcttcaaaattttcaaccacTATGGATTTCTTTGCACCAAACAGACTGCAAATCGGACGACAAAGGAAACAGAGAGCAGAGAATTCATTTTCACGACAGAATCACAAGTGGGTCTCttgttttttccttctctccaAGGCAGCAAATTCACAATCTTCCCAAAGGGAAGAAGTACATAAACATCATCAGCTGCTCTGTTTTCAACCTGCAAAAATTCCAAGAGAGCAGAAGTTTGCTCCCTCCAAAGAGGCTAGAGGGATAAAAATTACCAACAAAatgagagtgagagagagagattttctgGATGTGGGAAGGGTTCGGGAAATGTAGGTTGtttttgaactaattattaGATCATACTTTAATCTATTTGTAGTGTagttgttatataattgacgTGATTAATCACATGAAAAGTATAtcatcttataattaattttgtttaactaaaataatttgattaagaTTTTTATTGtgggaaaaatacaattccaaatttgatttgatgggACGTGAAtcaattgtataattaatataaatatttaaatgagcGTGGTGCGGAAGACCTTTCGGAGTTGGGAAGAGGATGGTTGAGAATTTTGATAATGATACCTTATTCCACTTAATCACAATTAGGTTAtgggaaaatgcaaaaatgcTAATTCTTAGCACCAAATCCTTATCCCTTCTCCGAATTGATGGCTCAAGAAACAATTCCTTTTGCATTTTGCTTTCATTTGGgcccatttatttatttactaataaatataatctgatatttttaaattaaataacattTTACAATATTCAGTACacaatatattgatatttctaaatcgaccaacaaagaaataattattactattaaaacTTCAAAGTAGACTCAATACTTATATTCATAAAACTCGATTGTACGATTCATTTGCTTCGTTCatatacatcaattatataaacttgaataatatatttaaacaaaaaacaaacaagaaactagttgtgatttattaattattaagagtgattaaatacatcaataatttcataacaacaaatacaatcaatggaaattaaataaacaagaaaccaTGTATggtttattacattatttgtcgtctcaaaatatcaaatgttgattaaatacatctaaaaattcaaataaaaaaatattaggaaaaagcaaataagtaaaaaaaaatattatgaaagtagacatatattcatatttataaaatttaaattacaat
The window above is part of the Sesamum indicum cultivar Zhongzhi No. 13 linkage group LG7, S_indicum_v1.0, whole genome shotgun sequence genome. Proteins encoded here:
- the LOC105166981 gene encoding probable chalcone--flavonone isomerase 3 isoform X1, giving the protein MLQCDASIYVLWMIINPTPSDSSHFSIHHHFASSRSSSPHKISSQVLDEYQIKEDPMARRRQWWVWGANTGVTAVEMLSIEIKFTAIGVYLDPQIVFHLHKWKGKSAAELTQDHHFFQAIISGPVDKLVRVVVIKEIKGSQFGVQIESAVRDRLAEIDKYEEEEEEAVEQLVEFFQSKYFNKDSVLTFYFSAASPTVQIGFAGDGKEEAKMEVKNGNVVEMIQKWYLGGSTALSPTTISSLATSLSLLTSQIE
- the LOC105166981 gene encoding probable chalcone--flavonone isomerase 3 isoform X3, with protein sequence MLQCDASIYVLWMIINPTPSDSSHFSIHHHFASSRSSSPHKISSQVLDEYQIKEDPMARRRQWWVWGANTGVTAVEMLSIEIKFTAIGVYLDPQIVFHLHKWKGKSAAELTQDHHFFQAIISGPVDKLVRVVVIKEIKGSQFGVQIESAVRDRLAEIDKYEEEEEEAVEQLVEFFQSKYFNKDSVLTFYFSAASPTVQGLFGG
- the LOC105166981 gene encoding probable chalcone--flavonone isomerase 3 isoform X2 is translated as MNIKSKMGTEVEDVMVDEIPFPPLVNITKPLSLLGHGVTAVEMLSIEIKFTAIGVYLDPQIVFHLHKWKGKSAAELTQDHHFFQAIISGPVDKLVRVVVIKEIKGSQFGVQIESAVRDRLAEIDKYEEEEEEAVEQLVEFFQSKYFNKDSVLTFYFSAASPTVQIGFAGDGKEEAKMEVKNGNVVEMIQKWYLGGSTALSPTTISSLATSLSLLTSQIE
- the LOC105166982 gene encoding RING-H2 finger protein ATL73-like, yielding MMSFSLRRHRLLLDEPPSNGGGARSDTNMVIIIAGLLCALVCAVGINSIVRLVLRWTGRANSDATAEAPPRFGRKGLKKKLLRRIPVAVYGSETGVSFTDCPICLAEFLDGEKIRVLPKCYHCFHVRCVDMWLSSHSSCPTCRRSLAEEPVESGDGGLADEVV